The genomic region GTTTGCGTGTCTCCACTCTCTGTCCAGGTGCCGATTCTCCATGTGGAAGTGAAACCCAAGCGCAAAATCACTGCACTCCAAGCTGGCACTGTTGACCCAGCGCTTGAgggttcttccctccctccctccctccctcccttccgacCGTCTTGGCCtttcccccccacttggccaacCTCGAGGGCCCTTATTGGTACTTTGGACTCCCGCGTTTCCCTGGGCCCTTTATGAGCTCAAACATGAGACAAGGAAATGATTCTTTGAGACAGAGCAAGGCCGTAAACCTTATCACAAAGTAAGTGCCCACGTTGGCATGAAGCACAGCTGCCCCCTTTTTGCCATTGGCTCAGATGCGGCAGAGAGGGCTGGGTCACAGCGGCCTGGCCAGGGCTGGCTGCTGCCTGCCCAGTTGCTCACAGAAGAGACCGGATGGACATTTCTCTCCCTGCCCTTTTTCTGTGACCAGCGGCCATGTGATTGGCGTGTGACAGTCGGAACAGGGAGAGTGCTGGATCTTGCGGAGGAGAAAAACTTTTGCCAAATGGGTGACTGATTTCATCGGCACGGACAGACCCGCCCAGGGCCAAGGTAGAGGATTTGGGTCCCTCAGCCGACAAACCCTGCTTTGCTCAGCTGCTAAACGACGACTTACAGGCCCCCAAATTGGATTCTTCTGGGGATGCCGAATGCAAGCAGAGTTGAGTTGGGGTGGTGGCCAGACAGCTGCCCGAGGAGGCAGAGGCACCCAGAGAGGAGGCCAAACTCAGGAGAGAAGAGGgatcattttaaaaagattacTTGGGTGtggagttggggtcactgtgagctggcaggtacttgtgagttcctgcattgtgcagcgggttggactagatgaccctggaggtcccttcccactctaggattctaagaggagagaggaaatgaaGCCTCCAGCAGCCAGTCAAAAGCCCAGGCGAGAATTCCATATGGCTCAGCCCACTCCCCAAAGGATACTTCAGGGTGGGGGCTGTGCTGGTGCTCTGCTGTCCCTCGCAGCACTTTGGGAATCCCTGTCTTGGGCCCTTATCTTGGACCCTAGAGTGGGGTGAAGGGGAACAGATGCAGTCGGCACAGGGATGGGAGGGCCAAGGTCCCTGGCCCAGAGCTCCCAGTGGCGTTACagaggcttgggaatgttcaagggcaggggtagtcaaactgcggccctccaggtgtccatggactacaattcccatgagcccccgccagtgggaattgtagtccatggacatctggaaggccatagtttgcccacccctgctttagagtttgGGTGGCAGATGTGATTGAGCCCCTCCTTCCGCCAGGCCTGTCCTCAAAGCCCACAGTAATGTCTGACTTCTGCCAGCCTCCCCACTAGAGCCGTTCTTCTCTGCCATctgacctccctcttcctctctctcagtAGGAGAAGAACTACCAAAGGCTTTCGATTTTAATGTTAATCATTTAATGCTTTTATTGCTGTCCCTatattttatatagatgttttatgATATGATGTAGTCTGCCCTGAATCACAAGAGAGCGCAGAaagttgaataaataataaataataaccttGCAGAAGGAACGCCTCTGGGCATGAACGTTGTAGGGCAGATGAGTGAGGCCCTTTTGCCTCTCCCCACAGGGTTGTCTTTCAATGACTTCTAGCGGCAGAAGTGGGCACCAGTCCTTCCCAGGCCCCTCTGGGCTGAATTCCCGCTCTCTCTTTTGCTGCAGCTAAATCCTGGCAGGAACCCTCCTCCCCGCCACTGGGAGCAATGAGGCCTGTGCCCCCCTGGAAGGAGAGATCCTGCCGCTAGGAGCACCGTGCCCGACCCAGAGGACTTGGCCATGGAGGCTTCTCCCCACTGGAAATTCAAGCTGATCTTCCTGggggattttggggtggggaagacctCGCTCTTCCATCGCATCAGGACAGGGCGCTTTCTGCAGACGGCGCATGTCCTCGGGTGCCACATGGGCACGTGTGACAAGACCCTGCTGCTGAAGCTCAACCGCAGCAACCTCCAGGTCCAGGTAGGCACAGTGGAAAGGACTCACCGACTCTTGGGCTGAGATACTATCATAGAGTTGGTCAGTGTGGTCTGGTGGCTAGATTATCAGACCCGGATCTGGGAGACGCAGGCTGGAAACCCCACTCCAGCacaggagcttgctgggtgaccttggccagtcacagcctCCTCGGCCTAGCCTATCTCgtggggttgttgtgagaataaaagagAGAATGGGAGAACAATTTAACTTACTTTGGGGTCTCTGtcgtggagaaaggcagggtgtcagtgcagtaaacaaataaattagtGGGGTCCTTTGAGGCTTGTTGCTCAGGGAGTTCCAGCCAAGCTCCTGGAACAACTGCTTGGGGCAGCCCAGTgatgatggcggggggggggggtctcacagGCCATTGGGGATGTGGTTGGTGATGGGCATCCCCTCCTggcgagagagggagagagggagggggctttgGGCATAACTGAGGTGTGGGACCCCAATGCCTCCATCTAtttgagacccagtttggtgtagtggttaggagtgctgacttctaatcgggcaagccaggttcgattctgcactcccccacatgcagccagctgggtgaccttgggctcgccacggcactgataaaactcttctgaccgagcagtgatatcagggctctcttagcctcacccacctcacagggtgtctgttgtggggagaggaatgggaaggcgactgtaagccgctttgagcctccttcgggtagggaaaagcggcatataagaaccaactcttcttcttcttcttctatttcccaAAATGTTCACGGATGGGCGGGGAGGCATTAGAAGTGCTCCTTTTCTCTCCTCGGCTCTACCTCCTGCCCTTTACCAATCGGGAGACTGCACACTGTTGTAGGGCTGTTTCacccactgctgctgctccttctcGAATAATCCTTCCTGAATGGAGCCGTGGGCTGGAATCCCACCCCTGACACCAAAATGGGTCcaaaagagctcttctgccaggtctttggctgaggtcagGGTGAGGCTGATTGCACACATCACCGCTGCTGCACTCCATCGGGCAGGGCAGGCACTCCTGGAAccctgaggtgctgggggggaggggtttactcTGCTGCCGGGTCACTTGGTTAATTCGgtacatttttaagcagaggataacCATCtcatggggaggctgattctgtggaggctcaagggggtggcaggtgacagtggatgagcgatatggatgtgactgtcctgcatggggcaggaggttggactagatgacccaggaggtccctcccaactctaggattctatgattctatgattctgtgacggttcaagggggtggcaggttagagtggatgagcgatagggttgggagtatcctgcacagtgcagggggttggtctagatgacccgggaggtccctcccaactcttatGATTTTGTGAAAGGGATAGCTGGCCTCTGGGTCTCTGTCCTGCCTGGAGGGCTCCAAGTGGGAACTCTGTCTTCCTGTTCCCAGTGCACACCATTTCCAGTCATTCTCCAGAAACAGAAAATGCCCGAGCAGGGTCAGAGTTCTTGATTCATGTGGCGGTGAGTTCCTCTGCTCGGACCTCCCTCCGTGCTGCTTTTGTCCTCTGTGCCTGCAGATCTGCCTGTGGGACACAGCGGGGGAGGAGCGGTTCCTGTCTCTGAGCAGCTGCTATTTCCGGGATGCTGACGCCATCCTCCTGACCTACAGCGTCCAGAGCCCCCCCTCCTTCGACAGCCTCTCCCACTGGGTCTTTGTGGCCAGGCGGTACTGCGCGGATGGTAGGATGGGcaaacagggtggtggtggggtggtcAGGTGGGGTGGCTCTCTAACCGTCCACTTCCGCCCTTTCTATGGGGTCAAGAGAACAGGGGGGGAATAGCTAAGGATCTCAGGTGGGTCGCCggcttggtctgaagcagcagaacaaggtctgagtccaggggcacccttgaGGCCAACAAAATTTAGTTCTGGGCCtgaccttttgtgtgcatgaatgcTTTGGACACTGTGACATGCGTCCTtgaccaaactgcggccctccaaatgtccgtggactacaattcccaggagcccctgccagcattcgctggcaggggctcctgggaattgcagtccacggacatctggagggccgcagcttgactacccctgagttaagatGTGCAAGTAACCAGGCAATTATAGCGGGGACTGGACTGGGGCGGTTGGCAGCCTCTTCTCACAGCTTCCCGTGTCCATCCTGCCCTCCCTAGCTGACATCTTTCTCCTGGGCAACAAGAGCGACTTGGAGAGCTGCGTCCCGGAGGAGAAGGCCGAGAGATTTGCCACCGAGCACAGCACCTCCGGGTGGTACCGCGTGTCGGCCAAGACAGGTAGGGTGGGGCTCCGGGCTTGCCTGTTTCTCGGAGGCGGGGGTTGCTTTGGAGTCCTGAGACGGGGGTGGgcgtaaccacaagatggctgccacaggaggcggagccagccacaaactaTCAAGGAGTCAGGCTATCGCGCACTCTTGCAAATAAGACATCTGCACATCAAGCATCCATATGCGGCCGGGAAACCTGCCTGGACCGGAAATTGCTGCAAATTATAAATTCATATTGGATCAGACACCGTTTGGATAAAAAACCCACATGCCTTCAGCAGAGGTTAATACATTAATCCACCAGTTTTCTTACAAGACAGACATATATGCAATATCTTTCCCCATCAAGTCTCAGCTAACTCAGGGGTTCCCGGCCTAAGAGCC from Paroedura picta isolate Pp20150507F chromosome 9, Ppicta_v3.0, whole genome shotgun sequence harbors:
- the TMEM276 gene encoding transmembrane protein 276 isoform X2, which gives rise to MEASPHWKFKLIFLGDFGVGKTSLFHRIRTGRFLQTAHVLGCHMGTCDKTLLLKLNRSNLQVQICLWDTAGEERFLSLSSCYFRDADAILLTYSVQSPPSFDSLSHWVFVARRYCADADIFLLGNKSDLESCVPEEKAERFATEHSTSGWYRVSAKTGENVDRCLQEVVEQLFLKKEFHRSSPHTPLQEDGYYSRCGC